Within Nitrospinota bacterium, the genomic segment TCGGATTGCAATGGTCGGTTTGTTCTCAAAGGCGCTAAGGTCGTGTACCATCACGACTGCTTCTGGCATAAGCCCTGTAAAGATCCCAGCCCCCTCAGCTTCCGTGAAGGGGCGCCAATTCAGGCCGCCGTCGCTTGAAATTTCCGTCTGCATGAAATCCTTATTCGGTTCAAGGCTCCCGGCAAATATATAGGAAAGCTGACATCCAATCTCCCCCTCAAGACTGAATGTTTTGGATCTAACCCATGAATCGGTACTGTTCTCGTACAATCCGGTTTCTTCCGAATAAGGCTCTGGATTCGGACTGTCGGTAAGCGCGCTCGGAGGGCTGTAATACAGGTAGCTGGTGAGACCCCACAGATCTTTCACTCCGCCGTGGGTCCAATCTGCCAGCGTGGAAAAATCATCGGCAAAGACCGTCTTTCTCGCGGGGAAGGTAGAATAAATGTATTGTCCGGGAGCGGCAATATCTACCGACTTCGCGCCGTAATTGGAAAAAACGGTCAAGTTGTCGTTGTAGTCGGAAGCGGCTACTGAAACTATATTATCGAGATCATAGCTTGCGGGATATATCGGGTAGATGTCATTGTTGTCCCCTATCCCGTCGAGGTCGCCGTTCCCGCACGCGACAACGATGAGTATGCCGGCACCCTGCGCCCTTTCGAGGGCGTCTAAAAACGCCTGGCTCATATCCGGCCCGCCGAGACTCAGGTTGATTATCTTAGCGCCGTGATCAATGGCGTAATTGACCGCCGCCACGAGGCTGGACGTCAAACCTGAACCGATCGTATCGAGCACCCTGATAGGCATTATCTTCACGTTCCAGCTTACTCCGGCTACACCTTTACCATTATTGGTTGTCGCTCCGAGCGTACCGGCTATATGTGTGCCATGCTCGTTGAAGTCCGATGGATCGTTGTCGGTATCTATGAAGTCCCACCCCCTCACGTCATCGATATATCCGTTCCTGTCGCTGTCCTCTCCATTCTCCGTTTCGCCCGGATTCTGCCAGATGTTTTCGATAAGTTCCGGATGGTTCCATGAGACGCCGGAATCGAGAATCGCAACGATTATTTCTCCGGAACCTGTTGAAATATCCCACGCCTCCGTCGCGTCTATGTCGGCGTCGGCGGTCCCCTTGCCGTCTATCATCGTATTGGTATGCGGGTCGTAGACCTGCGTAATCACCTGCCCTGCGTTATGCAATCCCCACTGGATCCCGAAATCGGTATCGCTTGGAGTTACGGCAAGCGATCTGTAAATATAATTCGGCTCTGCATACGCCACGCCCGGCAGTTTCTTGTACGATTCAACCGCCTCCTCAACGGACACACCCGGTTTCAGCATTATTCTGTTCAGGCCGAAATTATCTATCTTCTTCATCTCTCTCGCCCCTTCGGGGAGGGAGGAGGGTTTGTAATATCCTTTGAAAGATGGATCCATCTTCATCAGCACTTCCCCCTGGGCATATCTTGGGAGAGCGGGGCGCGGTTTTGTCCTGACTTTTGGATCAGGCTGTCCGGAAGCGTGCGCTTCCCCTTGATTGTCGGGCCGAAACAGGACTAATGACGCAATAATAACGACATATGCAATTTTTTTTAACTTCAAAATCCTGCTTCCTCTTGGCTGTACCCAGTTATTTATATTGAATTATTTTCCGGAATTCGAGCATATAGCATGTCTATTTATTGTACCTCAACGCCCCACAATTTCGTAATTCCGCAAAAATCCGGAATTTCTGGAGTTTCTACTCAATTTTCCATCTTTTCAACGAGTTTCCGGTATTGCAAACCGTAACACATCTCCAGGTATCGGCTGGTCTCTCCCCTCTCAAGATTTGTTACATATTTCCAGAATCCGTATATGCGTGAAAGTGTCATTATCCTTTCAGCGTAGAGATCCCACGTGTAATGCCTGTTGACCCTGTCGATCCCGCCGTCGGATATCCTTTTCCAATACTCCTTATCCCTCGCGCACTCCTCGAAAAAGGAGGCGAGCGTCTCAGCCGCATCTTCCGGGTGATTCGGATCGATATGGAACCCGGAAACATTATCCTCGATGATCTCCATCGGGCCGCCGTAGCAAGTGGCGAATGTCGGCAATCCCGAAGCCATCGCCTCAATGATCGTTAACCCAAATGCTTCGAAGAGCGCGGGCTGTACAAAAACCCCCTTGTTATCCGCGATATGTCTGTACAGCTCTCCCGCAACCGCCTTTTTCAGCTGTACCCCGCACCACCGCATCTCTCCGTCCAGATTGTGCCTGTTCATAAGGTCGTGCATTCTCCCTATCTGATCCTTTTCGTCGGCATCGCTCGACCTGTCGGGATTGACATATCCAGAAATGATAAGAAGGTTTGCGTGCTTCCTCAGCCGAGGGGAGTTTGCGTACATCTCTACCAGCCCGGTCATATTCTTTATCCGATCCATTCTCGCCATAGAAAATATTATCGGCTTCTCTTTTTGCTGAAACACCCCTCTTATCTCCTCTGTCGGCTTATCGCCGAAAACCAGCTCTTCAAGCTCCCCTGACATGGCGGAAAGCCTTCTCCCGGTTTCGTAAAATGGAAAATATATTTCGGCGTCGGCCCCGGGGGAGACAATATTGAATTTCGGGTCGTACCCGTTAATGCCGTTTACCACCCTGTAAAGCCCCGGCATGGTGAACGACTGATAGCTTTCATACTGCCCTACGTTTTCCGCGTTGCCGGCTATCTCCTGAAATGTGCTGGTGATAATGAAGTCGGCGGAATTCATCGCTATAAGGTCGGCTGTAAACTGGCACGAGAAATGAAATCTTTCGTCATTGTCCTTCCAGTAAAGATCCGAATAGAGGTATTTCGTCTTTTCAAGGGCGTGGGCTATGTTGCACTGCGTCACCTGGAACCGCTTTGACAGCAAATAGCCGACAAGGTTCCCGTCGCTGTAATTTCCTATTATGAGATCGGGCTTTGCAAGGAACTCGGCTACCAATCCTTTCTCCGCCTCTTCTGCAAATCGTTCGAGGTAGGGCCATATCTCGAACCTTGATATCCAGTGGCGTATCACCTCACCGTTCCGGTTCCTGAAAGGAATCCTGATTATTCTGGCGTTTTTCGTTCCGACAATCGACTCCGTCGGCTGATCGCAGGTCGTACCGTTCGATTCCGGGATAAGCCTTGTCACAACGACTATTTCGGGATCAACCTCAAACCCCTGTTCATCAAGCCTCTTTATCATCTCCTTCTCCAGCGCGCGCACCTGGTCGAGGATATACACGACCTGTCCCCCTGTGTCCGGCAGACCGAGAACGTTCCCCTGAGAAAAATAGCCGTGAGGGGAGAGTATGGCGATGCGGAAGATCATCGGAATTCTTCCGAGAAATTCGCCAAGCGTCTTGGGATCCGGCGCTTCGAGAATATCAGTAAGGAGCGACATGGTATCCCGCATGCGCGTAACAGTCTTACCCCATCCCGGTTCGAATCCATAACCCTTCATCGCCTGTTCAACATCGTCCCATTTCATATCAGGAGGCTGGCCTTTAAGGTAGTTTTCTGCCGCGCGGATCGCCTGACGCATTTTCACTACGTCGGTGATCTTCTCGTTGATCATCAACTGCATCCCCTTGTACTGATGCACCCGCAGGAAATCTACAAGCTCCATGCCCCCTTTCTCGATCTTCTGGAAAAGCTGGCTGGACAGGACCCTGTTCATGAACTCCACGCCGCGCCCGATTGATTTCTGTTCATGCATGCGCGGGAGATCCCTGTTGAACGGACCGAAATCAATTTCAGTTACCCAGTCGCTCGCGCTCCCGTGGCCGTTGACGAGCGATTCCTTGAACATGAAATAGTCCGACACGGAAACCTCCTCAACATGGACGGATTCCTCGTGTATGCGGAGATATTGCCACTTTGCCACTCTCGACCTGAGAGCGAAATATATCCATGGGGAACTAAGCGCTGCCTCCTGAATCTGAGAAATGATAATCGGCATCCTGGTGCCGGCAAGAGCGCTGTTCTCTTCTTCCGCAATAAATGATTTAAAGAGATCCGAGATCTCCGATTTAAGGAGAAATTTTTTCCCAAGTGACATATAGCCCTTCAGAAGCGCGTAAATGCTCTTCCTGTGCCTTTCCAGCATTTCATTCAATTCATTTTCAATTTCAGCCACTCTTGATATCCTCCATTGATGGGCCAGGCTTCTCCCCGAAGAAATTATAATAATCTATCGCTTCGATTATCCCTTCGGCATTTTCACCTCTGGCAAAATATATATTCGGCTCGCCCCGGAGCTTTTCCAGTTCCGGACTGTGATTCCCCACAACAACGCCGAGCGTATTGCCCGACAGCATATCCTCATCGTTGCCGGAATCACCCGCGACCAGAATACTCTCAACTGAGAGACCCCATTTTACCGCAAGGTAACGGATGGCAAGCCCCTTGGATGCGCGAAGCGGAAGCACGTCAAGATACATGCCATGGGAAAATACCAGTTTCGCGTGAGCGTTGTTCTTTCTCAGCATCATGTATAGATCGGAGATAGGGGGAGCCTTTGCCGGATCCATGAAATAGCTTATCTTGTAGTGCCCCTGCCCCTTCGGCCCTTGCGGTTTTATACCCGGCAGATTTTTCATCTTCTCCCTTATCACTTCAGGGTTCCACCTGTAGGCGATATTGCGCTCGTAACCGGAATCCTTCACAAGCCTCCGCCCATAGTAGATCTCACTGCCTACCGAAGTTATCAGCAGGTTGGGGACCGGAATGTTCCACTCCTTAAGGACGCTCATTGTCAGCTTGAGGCTTCGTCCTGTAGCAACTCCGAAAATAACCTTGCGTTCCTCCTCATTCAGCATTTTCAAAAGGCGATCCAGCGATGGTTTGTCCCCTACAAGTGTGTTGTCTATATCGCAGACAAGTATCCTGTCTGCGGTGATAAGCCGCCTGCTGTTTGTCGTTTCGATCCTCACCTTTCTCTCGTTGGCGTTTATGGCCCTCTGAACATGGCGGAGGTATTTCTCCACATGCCCATCCCAGGAGTAATGTTTTTTCACGTTTACCAGGCCGGCCTTTACCCATCTCCCTCTTCTCTTTTTATCGGAGAGCGAAGCCATCATCGCCTTCCCTATATCGGAGGTATCGAACGGATCAATCAGCATTCCGTTTTTACATGTTGCGACTATTTCCTTTGCGCCGCCGTTCTTTGTGGCGATAACCGGCAAACCGGAGGAGGCCGCTTCCAGAAGCGTCAACCCGAACGGCTCCGTGATGGCCGGATTGATAAAGATACCGTTCGTTCTGGCGGCAAGCCTGTATATTTTCTGCACATCATCAGGCTCATGGTTTTTGGGAATGCCTACGCACCCCCAGAGGTCGTAGTAATCGATCAGGAGAAGGAGGTCGTTGAATATTACCCTCTGCGATTTTTCCATCAGCCTTATATCCTCACGCGTCCCAAGTACCAGCAAAAGGTTCGCCCTATCCCTCAAACCTTTAGTCTCTCCAAACGCTGTCACAAGGCCGAGAATATTTTTCTTTGCGTCCGGGCGGGACAAGGCAAGGATCATCGGCTTCTTCGGGTCGCTGAAAAACTTGAATATGTTTCGCTCAAGGGTTTTATCGTTATCCTTTACCTGCGATACCGTTTTATATTTTGATACGTCAACCCCCGGAGGGATAACGAGCATCCTCTTGCGTGCATAATTGGCGTAGACCCTGTATTGCTCCTCCACCTCCTGTCTGGTGCTGGTGACAACGAACGAAGCGTTTTCGATCGAGATCTCCTCCGCTTCTATCCTTCTTTTGATATTAAAATTCTTTTCAATAGACTCAGCTTTCATCCCCTGCTCAAGCAGTCTCTGCTCCTTCACCTTCCCAAGCGAGTGACCGGTAAACGCCATCGGTACACCGAGAAGTCCCGACACGTAAGAACAGACGTATCCCGCATCCGCGTAATGCCCATGAATGAAATCTGGCATACGTCGGTTATTGCGGAGATATTCGATGATACTGTCGGCAAAATTGCTCATGTATGGCCAGAGAACCTCTTTCCGGAGATACCTGTTCGGCCCGCATGGAAGCCGTACGATATTAAATCCCGGAGATATCTTTTCATAACCGACGGCGTAATCCGGGCTCACCCTGCTATCTATTATCTTCCTGGTCACAAGATCGACGGTATCTACGTCAGGATGTCTCGCAAGTGCCTGAGCCAGCTCCACCACATATTTTATCTGTCCCCCTGTGTCCGAATCCCTCCCCAGTTCCATATGCGAACCATGCACCAGGCCGTGCATGCTCACAAGAACGATATAATACTTTTCCTTACGCATCCTGTTTACCCCAATCGGCTAGAAACCTGTCATAAAGCGAACGGTCCTTGCTCGTAGCCCCCCTTATTCCGCATATCTCGGACGCGAAGGCTATCGCTCTCTCCATGGATCTCTCAATAGTCCATCTGTTCGAAATCCCCAGAATGATGACAGAGCTGAACGCGTCACCAGCACCGACGGTGTCTTCAACCTTTTCAACCTTATTTGCTTTGTGGAAAACAAGACCGCTACTGGAAGACGATACCGCCCCCTCTTCCCCCATGGTTACTATCAGGTTTTCAATCCCTGATTTTTCCCTGAATTTTTCAGCAACCTCCAGCAAGGTTCCCCTCGACGTCAAACTAGATCCCGAAAGCGTTTCAAGCTCCTCGTTGTTCAGCTTCACCCATGTGGCGCCGACTATTGTCTTGCACACCTCTTCCGTATCAAACCACGGCTCGCGAAGATTCACATCTATGAACCTTGGGATCTCACGCGATGAATAAAGCATTTGAAGCGAAGATCTTGAAACGGGCGAACGGGTAATGAGGCTTCCATGGTATAGAAGTGAGAATTTCCGCTTGCCAAACCTCTCCTCCAGAAAACCGGGATCGATAAAATCGTAAGCCTGTTCGGGAAGTATATCGAAGGTATGACCGTCGCCTGACATCTCCACCTTTACCTCGCCGGTTGGGTATTCCGAATCCCTGAACAGGCCGGTAACCTCAAGACCCCAACTCTCCATCTGGGTAATTATCTGATCACCCTCCCTGTCGCGCCCGACAGAACTTACAAAAAGAGGATCCAAGCCGAATCCCTTGAGGTTCCATGCCACGTTGAACGGCGCGCCGCCAAGAACGCTCTTTCCATCGGAAAACTTGTCAAAAAGAACTTCACCGAAAATAAGGGGACGTCTGGAGTCTGAAAAAAACAACGGTTTGACCTCCACATTTACATTTCTCCCTATAAACTAACAATTTATCCACCCTTTGCCAACCAAGCAGGAATCAAACTCCCGATTTGCGCTTAAAAAGGAAAATCTTTTACCTTATGAAGAATTCTTATATCCGTGTAAAATGTTGCGTGGAGTCAATTCAAGCAGGAGCAGGCATTAAGCTAAATAACATTAAACCTTGCCGAGCAGATATTTATAAAACGCAAAATTCCATTTTCAGAGGCAGGCGGATGAAAGAAACTAATCAGCGAGGGACCAGTTGCACAACACGGTAGCCATATTAGCCTCAATCAGCACGGCAGCAATTGTTTGCCAGTGGATCGCGTGGCGCGTGAGACTCCCGGCAATACTCTTTCTCCTTTTAACAGGGATCATTGCCGGACCGATAGCCGGGCTTTTTGATCCCCAGGAAGTTTTTGGACATATCCTCCTCCCTTTCGTATCTCTTTCCGTGGCAGTAATCCTGTTTGAAGGGAGCCTGTCACTGAAGTTCGAGGAGATAGCAGGCCTTCAAAAAGTCGTCAGAAACCTCGTTACCACCGGAGTTCTCACGACCTGGTTCATTACTGCCATCGGGGTCTATTACATCCTCGACTTTTCCGTGGAGATAGCCCTGCTGTTCGGAGCCATTACGGTTGTCACCGGCCCGACGGTAATTACGCCGATGCTTAGAACCATTCGTCCCAAGGAGAACCTTGCGAATATCCTCAGATGGGAAGGGATCGTGATAGATCCGATAGGCGCTCTTCTTGTGGTTCTTGTATACGAATTCATCATTTCAAGCACCGGCGCACAGGCTGTCACTCATACCATCCTCACTTTCGGGAAGATCATTATCATCGGCCTTGTGCTCGGTCTCGCCGCCGGGCAAGGGCTTGGCATGGCGATTAGGGATCACTGGCTGCCTGAGTTCCTTCATAACGTAGGTGTGCTTTCTATAGTGTTCGCGATGTACGCGCTTTCTGACGTACTTCAGCCCGAATCCGGCCTTATGACGGTGACAATAATGGGGATACGCCTTGCCAACATGAAGAAGGTCCCTCTGGAAGGGATCGCTGATTTCAAGGAAAGCCTCAGCGTTTTCCTGATATCGATGCTGTTCATAATCCTCGCTGCCGATCTTGAGTTCGAAAAACTCCGCCTCCTGGGACCTGGCGCTTTTCTTGTGTTCCTCCTTATCCAGTTCATTGCGCGGCCCGTAAAAATAGCCGTTGCGACTTTCGGTTCCGGACTGACCTGGCGGGAAAAGGCTCTGCTGGGATGGATAGCCCCGCGCGGAATCGTGGCGGCTGCCGTTTCGGCGCTTTTCGCGATACGTCTTCAGGAAGCCGGTTACGCCGAGGCTGAATCGATAGTCCCCCTTACATTCGCGGTCATAATCGGTACCGTTGCCCTGCAAAGCTCCACTGCCGGATATCTCGCAAAACTTCTTGGTGTAGCCGAGCCGATACCGAAAGGGTATCTGATAATAGGGGCCAATCCTGTAGCGCGAATGGTGGCAAAAATAATTACAAAGAACGATTACCGGGCGCTCCTTGCAGATACAAACTGGGAGAATATCAAGGAAGCGCGCATGGAGGGATTTCAGACATATTTCGGAAACCCGATATCAGATCACGCCGAACGTTATCTGAACCTTGTTGGAATAGGAAAGATGCTTGCACTCTCGCCAAATCCGGACCTGAACATAATCGCCTCAATACATTTCAGGCATGAGTTCGGGCGTAAAAAAGTTTTCAGCCTCCTGGTCACCCCTGAAAAGGATTCGACGGATAAGCATTTGGTCTCTTCAGATCTGAGAGGATACGTTATTTTCGGTAGCAACGTTACATATGCCAAACTGGCGAGCCTTATAGCGAAGGACGCCGAAGTAAAAAGCACCAAACTGACTGAATCTTTCACATACGGTGATTACATCGAACAGTATGGCGCAAGGGCTATAACGCTTTTCGCGCTCACCCCCAAAGGAAAACTCGAGATATTTGTCGAGGGATACAAAATGAAACCTGCTGATGGGTGGACAATAATAAGCCTTATCGAACCGGAGCCGGAGTCAGCCCAGAATATCTCGAAGCCCCAAAAAAATACATCTCCGAAACCGCTCCCAGGTTGACCATCTTCCCCCGGACCAGCATCAGATGATTTTTAACAAATCTCATTTTGCGTAATATCCGCAATTTCGGATTAAAATGGCACAATGAAAAATAACGGCAATATGAAAAGAAAAGCTGAACTTGTTTCTCCGGCGGGGAGCCTGGAAAAACTGGAGCTGGCCTACCGCATGGGGGCCGATGCCTGCTATATCGGAAGCACCGCCTTCTCCATGCGCACCCGGCAAAACCATGTCGGCAAACGCCACATAGCGGAAGCAAAGGAGATAGCAAGATCGTACGGAAAAAAACTGTATGTCTGCATAAACACCTTCCCGCACAACGGAATGCTCAAGGGACTCGGAAAACATATCGAGTTCCTAAACGATCTCCAGCCAGACGCGATAGTCTTTGCCGACCCCTCCGTCCTTGAGATCATAAGGGATATCGGATGCGAGATCCCGCTACACCTTTCGGTGCAGACCTCCACCGCCAACTATCTTTCCGTAAAGTTCTGGCAAAGACTTGGCATCAAGCGGGTCATTCTCGCTCGCGAACTTTCATTGAAGGAGATCATTGAAATAAAGAACGAGGTTCCCGGCATGGAATTCGAAGCATTCGTGCACGGCTCGGTATGCATGGCCTATTCTGGGCGGTGTTTCCTGTCATCGGTTTTTTCCGGACGCGACGCGAACAACGGCATGTGCGCCCATAACTGCCGGGACAGTTTCGATGTCATCTCCGCCACGGTGAAAAATGCCGATTACGGCGAACAGGAGATGGTCATAGAGGAAGATATACATGGAAGCCACATCATTTCATCACGCGACATGTGCCTGCTTCCACACCTCGACAAACTGATGCAGGCCGGAATAGACGCCTTCAAGATCGAGGGGAGAAACAAATCCGAATATTATGTCGCAGTCGCAACGCGCACCTACCGCCGGGCGATAGACAACGCTTCTGAAGGGAAACCATACGAACCTGAACTTATGGAGGAGATATCCAAGACTTCGAACCGCGGATTTTTCTCCGGTTTCTATTTCCCTGAGCTGGAGGAACCGGGAGAGGTGGGGAATTCGCCAGAGATAAGGAGCGACTCCATCGGATATTTCGCCGCGGCTATCAGGAGTGTAAGCGAAAACAGCATCGCGGTCGACGTAAAAGGGAAGATAGTAATAGGGGACGAGCTGAGGCTCCTTACAGAAAAGTACGGGGATGAGAAGATTGTCTGCGTAAATGAAATTACGAACCACAGAGGGGAACCTGCAAAAGAGGTCTCCAGCGGTGTAACAGCAACGCTTCTGCTCGATATCCTTCCTGAAAAGTCATGGGAGGGGCTTCTTCTTCAGAAAACCGGTGTACCTGTCCGAAAATAAAAAAACCCTGTTCACCTTTTAAGATTCTTCCGATATGGAAGCATGGGAAAATATGTAGCCTATAACATCGTCATCCACCCCGAAAACGGGGAGGGGAGCGAAATCATACCTGATGTAAAAGCTGAACTGCACCGGATCGGTATCGACAGGGATCAGGCAGGCGATAACGGGGTTCAAAACGTTTCCTGCTTCAACATGAACGGAAAACTGGTGCTCGCCCTCCAGTTTGGCAGAAGCGAGATAGTGACAATGTACGCCTATTCAGCGGTGCAACAGCTAAGCGAAATTCCCAGAACAGGGGATATAAATCTATTCAGAAGAGCCATAAAGAACAATCTTACAAGCTTTAAAAAATGATGATTCCGGACAATCGCGGCTACGAAAGCCTGTTGCGGTAATCCTCGTACCCGAATTTTCTTATGATCCTGAAACCTTCCTTCTCGGACCATATCCCGATAGACGGCAATTGCACTCCGTTGAACGTAGTGTTTTTAACCATCGTGTAGTGAAGCATATCCCCGAAAACAAGCTTGTCCCCGATCTTTAACGGCTCGGGAAATGAATAGTCCCCTATTACGTCCCCCGCCAGACAAGTCATCCCTCCGAGCCTGTAAAGATGCTCAAACACTTCCGGCTCGCCCGCGCCCGAGATCCTAGGCCTGTACGGCATTTCAAGAACGTCCGGCATATGCGCGGAAGCGGATGTATCGAGTATCGCTATCTTCATCCCGTTGTTCACGATATCAAGCACGGTAGCCACAAGGACCCCCGCGTTCAAGGCTATCGCTTCACCCGGCTCAAGAATGACCTCCACCCCCCAACGCTCGCGGAATCGCTTCACTATCCTGATAAGCCTTTCGATGTCATAGTCATCGCGCGTGATGTGATGGCCTCCGCCGAAATTCACCCAATTCATCTTTCCAATGAGATGACTGAACTTTTTTTCGACAGCATCCACAACTCGCTCCAGCGCATCGGAATTGTTCTCGCACAGTACATGAAAATGAAGCCCGCTAATCCCTTCCAGTTCCGACTCCTCGAAATTGGCAAGGGTTACTCCAAGCCTTGAATATGGGGAACATGGATTATATAAACCGGTTGTAACTTCTGAATGCTCGGGATTGATCCGAATTCCACACCTGATATCCTTCCCCTTTAACCTCTCCCTGAACTTTTTCCACTGCCCGAAAGAATTAAAGGTTATATGGGACGAATAGCCGGATATCTCTTCGAATTCGTCTTCCCTGTATGCAGGAGCGTACAGGTGCACCTTTTTTCCGAACTCCTCGAAACCAAGCCTCGCTTCGTTGAGCGAGCTGGCGGCGGTTCCAAGTAGCGCCCCCTTGAGCATCGGGAAGACCGAAAACATGGAAAACCCTTTCAGCGCAAGAATGATCGTAGCGCCGGACTCTTCCCTTACCCTGCGTATAGTTTCAAGATTGCCCCTCAGCTTCTCCTCTTCGCATACATAGCAGGGGGTTTCGCTGATGTCGTCAGGATTTATATTCAAATGAATTTCTCTGTCCATGGGAGCCCATACTTGTTAAGGTCGTTCATGAACGGCGTCGGGTCGAGCTGTTCCACGTTGTATACACCTTTCTCGAACCAAGTATTCTCCATCACCAGCTTTGCGCCTATCATCGCCGGAACGCCTGTCGTATACGCGATCGCCTGAGAGCCGACCTCGCGATAACAATCCTCGTGATCCTTTACGCAATAGACAAACAGAGTCTTCTCCTTATCGTCCTTCTTCCCCTTTATGAGACAGCCGATACAAACCTTCCCCTTGGTGCTGATACCGAGCGATGAAGGTTCCGGGAGAAGCGCTTTGAGAAATTTCAGCGGAACGATCTTGTTCCCCTCAAACTCCACCGGCTCGATTTTGGTCATCCCGATATTTTCAAGCACTCGGAGATATGTCAGATACTTTTCCGAGAATGTCATCCAGAAACGCAAAGTCTTTATCTCAGGAAGATTCCTGGTCAGCGATTCCAGCTCCTC encodes:
- a CDS encoding U32 family peptidase, whose product is MKNNGNMKRKAELVSPAGSLEKLELAYRMGADACYIGSTAFSMRTRQNHVGKRHIAEAKEIARSYGKKLYVCINTFPHNGMLKGLGKHIEFLNDLQPDAIVFADPSVLEIIRDIGCEIPLHLSVQTSTANYLSVKFWQRLGIKRVILARELSLKEIIEIKNEVPGMEFEAFVHGSVCMAYSGRCFLSSVFSGRDANNGMCAHNCRDSFDVISATVKNADYGEQEMVIEEDIHGSHIISSRDMCLLPHLDKLMQAGIDAFKIEGRNKSEYYVAVATRTYRRAIDNASEGKPYEPELMEEISKTSNRGFFSGFYFPELEEPGEVGNSPEIRSDSIGYFAAAIRSVSENSIAVDVKGKIVIGDELRLLTEKYGDEKIVCVNEITNHRGEPAKEVSSGVTATLLLDILPEKSWEGLLLQKTGVPVRK
- the nspC gene encoding carboxynorspermidine decarboxylase, whose amino-acid sequence is MDREIHLNINPDDISETPCYVCEEEKLRGNLETIRRVREESGATIILALKGFSMFSVFPMLKGALLGTAASSLNEARLGFEEFGKKVHLYAPAYREDEFEEISGYSSHITFNSFGQWKKFRERLKGKDIRCGIRINPEHSEVTTGLYNPCSPYSRLGVTLANFEESELEGISGLHFHVLCENNSDALERVVDAVEKKFSHLIGKMNWVNFGGGHHITRDDYDIERLIRIVKRFRERWGVEVILEPGEAIALNAGVLVATVLDIVNNGMKIAILDTSASAHMPDVLEMPYRPRISGAGEPEVFEHLYRLGGMTCLAGDVIGDYSFPEPLKIGDKLVFGDMLHYTMVKNTTFNGVQLPSIGIWSEKEGFRIIRKFGYEDYRNRLS